A single Pseudomonas brassicacearum DNA region contains:
- a CDS encoding succinate dehydrogenase iron-sulfur subunit has product MLQVSVYRYNPDQDAAPFMQDFQVDTGGKDLMVLDVLALIKEQDEGFSYRRSCREGVCGSDGMNINGKNGLACITPLSAVVKGNKLIVRPLPGLPVIRDLVVDMSIFYKQYEKVKPYLQNDTPAPAIERLQSPEEREKLDGLYECILCACCSTSCPSFWWNPDKFLGPAALLQAYRFLADSRDTKTSERLAALDDPFSVFRCRGIMNCVNVCPKGLNPTKAIGHVRNMLLQSGV; this is encoded by the coding sequence ATGTTGCAAGTCAGTGTTTATCGCTACAACCCTGATCAGGACGCTGCGCCGTTCATGCAGGATTTCCAGGTCGATACCGGTGGTAAAGACCTGATGGTGCTGGACGTGCTGGCCCTGATCAAAGAGCAGGACGAGGGTTTCTCCTATCGTCGCTCTTGCCGTGAGGGCGTTTGCGGCTCCGACGGCATGAACATCAACGGCAAGAACGGCCTGGCCTGCATCACGCCGCTGTCTGCCGTGGTCAAGGGCAACAAGCTGATCGTTCGTCCGCTGCCTGGTTTGCCGGTTATCCGTGACCTGGTCGTCGATATGAGCATCTTCTACAAGCAATACGAGAAGGTGAAGCCATACCTGCAGAACGATACGCCGGCTCCGGCCATCGAACGTCTGCAGTCTCCGGAAGAGCGTGAAAAGCTCGACGGTCTGTACGAGTGCATCCTGTGCGCTTGCTGCTCGACCTCGTGCCCATCCTTCTGGTGGAACCCGGACAAGTTCCTGGGCCCGGCCGCCCTGCTGCAAGCGTACCGCTTCCTGGCAGACAGCCGTGACACCAAGACGTCCGAGCGTCTGGCTGCACTGGATGACCCGTTCAGCGTATTCCGCTGCCGCGGGATCATGAACTGCGTCAACGTCTGCCCGAAAGGCCTGAACCCGACTAAGGCCATCGGTCACGTACGTAACATGCTGCTGCAGAGCGGCGTGTGA
- the sdhA gene encoding succinate dehydrogenase flavoprotein subunit, with protein MANIPTISFDAIIIGGGGAGMRAALQLAQGGHKTAVITKVFPTRSHTVSAQGGITCAIASADPNDDWRWHMYDTVKGSDYIGDQDAIEYMCQEGPAAVFELDHMGMPFSRTEQGRIYQRPFGGQSKDYGKGGQAARTCAASDRTGHALLHTLYQGNLKAGTTFLNEYYAVDLVKNQDGAFVGVIAICIETGETTYIRAKATVLATGGAGRIYASTTNALINTGDGVGMALRAGVPVQDIEMWQFHPTGIAGAGVLVTEGCRGEGGYLINKHGERFMERYAPNAKDLAGRDVVARSMVKEIIAGNGCGPNGDHVMLKLDHLGEEVLHSRLPGICELSKTFAHVDPVVAPVPVVPTCHYMMGGVATNIHGQAITQNAEGVDEIIPGLFAVGEVACVSVHGANRLGGNSLLDLVVFGRAAGLHLEKALSDGIEYDDATDANIEAALARLSALNERNEGEDVATLRRELQNCMQNYFGVFRTGEYMQKGIAQLAQLRERIANVKINDKSQAFNTARIEALELQNLLEVAEATAIAAEVRKESRGAHAREDFEDRDDENWLCHTLYFPGEKRVAKRAVNFSPKTVPTFEPKVRTY; from the coding sequence ATGGCTAACATTCCAACTATTTCTTTCGACGCCATCATCATTGGTGGTGGCGGTGCCGGCATGCGCGCAGCGCTGCAACTGGCACAGGGCGGTCACAAGACTGCCGTGATCACCAAGGTTTTCCCGACGCGTTCGCACACTGTTTCCGCCCAGGGCGGCATCACCTGCGCCATCGCTTCGGCCGACCCGAACGATGACTGGCGCTGGCACATGTACGATACCGTCAAGGGTTCCGACTACATCGGTGACCAGGACGCTATCGAATACATGTGTCAGGAAGGCCCGGCCGCGGTGTTCGAGCTGGACCACATGGGTATGCCGTTCTCGCGTACCGAGCAGGGTCGTATCTATCAGCGTCCGTTCGGTGGCCAGTCCAAGGACTACGGCAAGGGCGGCCAGGCTGCGCGTACTTGCGCGGCGTCCGACCGTACCGGTCACGCACTGCTGCACACCCTGTACCAGGGCAACCTGAAAGCCGGTACCACGTTCCTGAACGAGTACTACGCCGTTGACCTGGTGAAGAACCAGGACGGCGCCTTCGTCGGTGTGATCGCGATCTGCATCGAAACCGGCGAAACCACCTACATCCGCGCCAAGGCCACCGTACTGGCGACCGGCGGTGCAGGCCGTATCTACGCATCCACCACCAATGCCCTGATCAACACCGGTGACGGCGTCGGCATGGCCCTGCGTGCTGGCGTGCCGGTACAAGACATCGAAATGTGGCAGTTCCACCCGACCGGCATCGCCGGCGCCGGTGTACTGGTGACCGAAGGTTGCCGTGGTGAAGGTGGTTACCTGATCAACAAGCACGGCGAGCGTTTCATGGAGCGTTATGCTCCGAACGCCAAGGACCTTGCCGGTCGTGACGTGGTTGCCCGTTCGATGGTTAAAGAGATCATCGCTGGCAACGGTTGCGGTCCGAATGGCGACCACGTGATGCTCAAGCTCGACCACCTGGGCGAGGAAGTGCTGCACAGCCGCCTGCCAGGCATTTGCGAACTGTCCAAGACCTTCGCTCACGTCGACCCGGTCGTCGCGCCAGTTCCAGTGGTTCCAACCTGCCACTATATGATGGGCGGCGTTGCCACCAACATTCACGGCCAGGCGATCACCCAGAACGCCGAAGGCGTGGACGAAATCATCCCTGGCCTGTTCGCAGTGGGTGAAGTGGCGTGCGTATCGGTCCACGGTGCCAACCGCCTGGGCGGCAACTCGTTGCTCGACCTGGTGGTCTTCGGTCGTGCTGCCGGCCTGCACCTGGAAAAAGCGCTGTCCGACGGTATCGAATATGACGATGCCACCGACGCCAACATCGAAGCCGCCCTGGCGCGTCTGTCCGCTCTGAACGAGCGTAACGAAGGCGAAGACGTGGCGACCCTGCGTCGCGAGTTGCAAAACTGCATGCAGAACTACTTCGGTGTATTCCGTACCGGCGAATACATGCAGAAGGGTATTGCCCAGCTGGCGCAATTGCGTGAGCGAATCGCCAACGTGAAGATCAACGATAAGTCGCAGGCGTTCAACACTGCCCGTATCGAAGCGCTGGAACTGCAGAACCTGCTGGAAGTGGCCGAAGCCACCGCCATCGCCGCAGAAGTGCGTAAAGAGTCTCGTGGTGCCCACGCTCGCGAAGACTTCGAAGACCGTGACGACGAAAACTGGCTGTGCCACACCTTGTACTTCCCGGGTGAAAAACGCGTCGCCAAGCGTGCCGTGAACTTCTCGCCGAAGACTGTTCCGACTTTCGAACCAAAAGTCCGGACTTATTAA
- the sdhD gene encoding succinate dehydrogenase, hydrophobic membrane anchor protein, with amino-acid sequence MVTNVTNLSRSGLYDWMAQRVSAVVLAAYFIFLIGYVVANPGLGYAQWHELFANNWMRIFSLLALVALGAHAWVGMWTIATDYLTPMAFGKSATAVRFLFQAVCGVAMFAYFVWGVQILWGI; translated from the coding sequence ATGGTAACCAACGTCACGAACCTTTCGCGTTCGGGCCTCTATGACTGGATGGCGCAGCGTGTGTCTGCGGTCGTTCTCGCGGCTTACTTCATCTTCCTGATCGGATATGTCGTAGCAAACCCAGGCCTGGGCTACGCCCAATGGCATGAACTGTTCGCAAACAACTGGATGCGTATCTTCAGTCTGCTGGCACTTGTCGCACTGGGCGCTCACGCCTGGGTCGGCATGTGGACCATCGCGACCGACTACCTGACGCCAATGGCGTTCGGCAAGTCGGCGACTGCCGTACGTTTCCTCTTCCAGGCAGTATGCGGCGTCGCGATGTTCGCTTACTTCGTCTGGGGTGTGCAGATTCTCTGGGGTATCTGA
- the sdhC gene encoding succinate dehydrogenase, cytochrome b556 subunit: protein MKSQRPVNLDLRTIKLPVTAYTSILHRISGVILFVSLAIMLYALDKSLDSEEGFGQVKACLTSPLAKLVIWGILSALLYHLVAGVRHLIMDMGIGETLEGGKLGSKIIIAVSAVLIVLAGVWIW, encoded by the coding sequence GTGAAAAGCCAACGACCTGTAAACCTAGACCTAAGGACCATCAAACTCCCAGTCACTGCTTACACGTCCATTCTTCACCGTATTTCCGGTGTCATTCTCTTCGTCAGCCTGGCCATCATGCTTTATGCATTGGACAAGTCGCTCGATTCGGAAGAAGGCTTCGGTCAGGTGAAAGCGTGTCTGACCAGTCCGCTAGCCAAGCTAGTGATTTGGGGCATCCTGTCCGCCTTGCTGTATCACTTGGTTGCCGGTGTGCGCCACTTGATCATGGACATGGGCATCGGTGAGACGCTGGAAGGCGGCAAGCTGGGCTCGAAAATCATTATCGCCGTGTCTGCGGTGCTGATCGTTCTGGCAGGAGTCTGGATATGGTAA
- the gltA gene encoding citrate synthase has protein sequence MADKKAQLIIEGAAPVELPILTGTVGPDVIDVRGLTATGRFTFDPGFMSTASCESKITYIDGDNGILLHRGYPIEQLAEKSDYLETCYLLLNGELPTAEQKAQFVSTVKNHTMVHEQLKTFFNGFRRDAHPMAVMCGVVGALSAFYHDSLDINNPQHREISAIRLVAKMPTLAAMVYKYSMGQPMMYPRNDLTYAENFLHMMFNTPCEIKPISPVLAKAMDRIFILHADHEQNASTSTVRLAGSSGANPFACIAAGIAALWGPAHGGANEAVLTMLDEIGDVSNIDKFIAKAKDKNDPFKLMGFGHRVYKNRDPRATVMKQTCDEVLKELGIKNDPQLELAMRLEEIALTDPYFIERSLYPNVDFYSGIILKAIGIPTSMFTVIFALARTVGWISHWKEMLSSPYKIGRPRQLYTGYESRDLTKLEDRK, from the coding sequence ATGGCTGACAAAAAAGCGCAGTTGATCATCGAGGGCGCAGCCCCCGTCGAGCTGCCCATTTTAACCGGCACCGTTGGTCCCGATGTAATCGACGTACGGGGCCTGACGGCCACGGGCCGTTTCACCTTCGACCCAGGTTTCATGTCGACCGCCTCGTGCGAGTCGAAAATCACCTATATCGACGGCGACAACGGCATCCTGCTGCACCGCGGCTACCCGATCGAGCAACTGGCTGAAAAATCGGACTACCTGGAAACCTGCTACCTGCTGCTCAATGGCGAGCTGCCAACCGCAGAGCAAAAGGCCCAGTTCGTCAGCACCGTGAAGAACCACACCATGGTTCACGAGCAGTTGAAGACCTTCTTCAACGGCTTCCGTCGCGATGCCCACCCGATGGCCGTCATGTGCGGCGTTGTCGGCGCCCTCTCGGCCTTCTACCACGACTCCCTGGACATCAATAACCCCCAGCATCGCGAGATCTCGGCGATCCGCCTGGTGGCGAAGATGCCGACCCTGGCAGCCATGGTCTACAAGTACTCCATGGGCCAGCCCATGATGTACCCGCGCAACGACCTGACCTATGCAGAGAACTTCCTGCATATGATGTTCAACACCCCGTGCGAGATCAAACCGATCAGCCCGGTGCTCGCCAAGGCCATGGACCGGATCTTCATCCTCCATGCCGACCACGAGCAGAACGCCTCCACGTCCACCGTGCGCCTGGCCGGCTCCTCGGGTGCCAACCCGTTTGCCTGTATCGCTGCCGGTATCGCCGCACTCTGGGGCCCAGCCCACGGCGGTGCCAACGAAGCGGTACTGACCATGCTCGATGAAATCGGTGATGTCTCGAACATCGACAAGTTCATCGCCAAGGCCAAGGACAAGAACGATCCGTTCAAACTGATGGGCTTCGGTCACCGGGTCTACAAGAACCGCGACCCTCGCGCCACCGTCATGAAGCAGACCTGCGACGAAGTGCTCAAGGAACTGGGGATCAAGAATGATCCGCAACTCGAACTGGCCATGCGCCTGGAAGAGATCGCCCTGACCGATCCGTACTTCATCGAGCGCTCGCTGTACCCGAACGTCGACTTCTACTCGGGGATCATCCTCAAGGCGATCGGCATTCCAACCAGCATGTTCACCGTGATCTTCGCCCTGGCGCGGACCGTGGGCTGGATCTCCCACTGGAAGGAAATGCTCTCCAGCCCGTACAAGATCGGCCGCCCGCGCCAGCTGTACACCGGCTACGAGTCGCGTGACCTCACCAAGCTGGAAGACCGCAAGTAA
- a CDS encoding cation acetate symporter, producing MIRRLLALLSIAAFAPGAWAAEALTGAVQKQPLNVAAILMFVVFVGATLYITYWASKKNNSAADYYAAGGKITGFQNGLAIAGDYMSAASFLGISALVFASGYDGLIYSIGFLVGWPIILFLIAERLRNLGKYTFADVASYRLGQTQIRSLSACGSLVVVAFYLIAQMVGAGKLIQLLFGLDYHVAVVLVGILMCLYVLFGGMLATTWVQIIKAVLLLSGASFMALMVMKHVNFDFNMLFSEAIKVHPKGEAIMSPGGLVKDPVSAFSLGLALMFGTAGLPHILMRFFTVSDAKEARKSVLYATGFIGYFYILTFIIGFGAILLVSTNPAFKDAAGALLGGNNMAAVHLANAVGGSIFLGFISAVAFATILAVVAGLTLAGASAVSHDLYASVIKKGKANEKDEIRVSKITTIALAVLAIGLGILFEKQNIAFMVGLAFSIAASCNFPVLLLSMYWKKLTTRGAMIGGWLGLVSAVGLMVLGPTIWVQIMGHEKAIFPYEYPALFSMAIAFVGIWFFSITDKSAEGVNERALFFPQFVRSQTGLGASGAVSH from the coding sequence ATGATCCGGCGTCTACTGGCTCTTTTGAGCATCGCGGCGTTCGCCCCGGGCGCCTGGGCGGCTGAAGCCCTTACCGGTGCCGTGCAGAAACAGCCCCTCAACGTCGCGGCTATCCTGATGTTCGTGGTCTTCGTCGGCGCGACTTTATATATCACCTACTGGGCGTCCAAGAAAAACAATTCGGCGGCCGACTACTATGCAGCGGGTGGCAAGATCACCGGCTTCCAGAATGGCTTGGCCATCGCGGGCGACTACATGTCGGCGGCGTCCTTCCTGGGGATCTCCGCACTGGTGTTCGCCTCCGGCTACGACGGCCTGATCTACTCGATCGGCTTCCTGGTGGGCTGGCCGATCATTCTGTTCCTGATCGCTGAACGCTTGCGCAACCTGGGTAAATACACCTTTGCCGACGTGGCGTCCTATCGCCTGGGGCAAACCCAGATCCGCAGTCTGTCCGCCTGCGGCTCGCTGGTCGTGGTGGCGTTCTACCTGATCGCGCAAATGGTCGGTGCCGGCAAGCTGATCCAGTTGCTGTTCGGCCTGGACTATCACGTCGCGGTGGTCCTGGTGGGTATCCTGATGTGCCTTTATGTGCTGTTCGGCGGCATGTTGGCTACCACTTGGGTACAGATCATCAAGGCGGTGCTGTTGCTGTCGGGCGCATCGTTCATGGCCCTGATGGTCATGAAGCACGTCAACTTCGACTTCAACATGCTGTTTTCCGAAGCGATCAAGGTGCACCCTAAAGGCGAGGCGATCATGAGCCCTGGCGGCTTGGTGAAGGATCCGGTCTCGGCCTTCTCCCTGGGCCTGGCACTGATGTTCGGTACTGCTGGCCTGCCGCATATCCTGATGCGCTTCTTCACCGTGAGCGACGCCAAGGAAGCGCGCAAGAGCGTGCTGTATGCCACTGGCTTCATCGGTTACTTCTACATCCTGACCTTCATCATCGGCTTCGGCGCGATCCTGCTGGTCAGCACCAACCCGGCCTTCAAGGACGCGGCAGGTGCCTTGCTTGGCGGCAACAACATGGCGGCGGTGCACCTGGCCAACGCGGTGGGCGGCAGTATCTTCCTGGGCTTCATCTCGGCCGTAGCCTTCGCCACCATCCTGGCGGTCGTCGCGGGCCTGACCCTGGCCGGTGCCTCGGCGGTGTCCCATGACCTGTATGCCAGCGTGATCAAGAAAGGCAAGGCCAACGAGAAGGACGAGATTCGCGTCTCGAAAATCACCACCATCGCCCTGGCGGTGCTGGCGATCGGCCTGGGCATCCTGTTCGAGAAGCAGAACATCGCGTTCATGGTGGGCCTGGCGTTCTCCATCGCGGCGAGCTGCAACTTCCCGGTACTGCTGCTTTCGATGTATTGGAAAAAGCTGACCACCCGTGGCGCCATGATTGGCGGCTGGTTGGGCCTGGTCAGTGCCGTGGGCCTGATGGTGCTTGGTCCGACCATCTGGGTGCAGATCATGGGTCACGAGAAGGCGATCTTCCCGTATGAGTACCCGGCGCTGTTCTCGATGGCCATCGCCTTCGTCGGCATCTGGTTCTTCTCCATCACCGACAAGTCGGCTGAAGGGGTAAACGAGCGGGCGCTGTTCTTCCCGCAGTTCGTGCGTTCGCAGACTGGCCTGGGGGCGAGTGGGGCGGTTAGCCACTGA
- a CDS encoding DUF485 domain-containing protein, with translation MNDSIYLSIQNSPRFKELVRKREKFAWILSAIMLGLYSGFILLIAYGPHILGAKISPESTITWGIPIGVGLIVSAFVLTGIYVRRANGEFDDLNNAILKEAQQ, from the coding sequence ATGAACGACAGCATTTACCTCTCTATTCAAAACAGCCCGCGCTTCAAGGAGCTGGTGAGAAAAAGAGAAAAGTTCGCCTGGATTCTCTCGGCGATCATGCTTGGGCTGTATTCCGGCTTCATTCTTCTGATCGCCTACGGGCCACACATTCTCGGGGCCAAGATATCGCCTGAGTCCACCATCACCTGGGGCATTCCCATCGGTGTCGGCCTGATTGTCTCGGCCTTCGTCCTGACCGGCATCTACGTACGGCGCGCCAACGGCGAGTTCGACGACCTGAACAATGCGATTCTCAAGGAGGCTCAGCAATGA